From the genome of Dehalobacter sp.:
AAGCGGAGAAGAAAAAAGAATCTACTTTTCAGAACAGGATTTAAACCTTACCGTTGATTTTTTTAAAGTTGGAATGAGTTGTTTAATAGATCAAAACGACAGGGTTATGGTGCTTCTTCCAGGCAATACCTACGGCAGTATAGGGGACTTGCTGAAAAGAGCGCTGGAAATGTCCAAAGTGCCATGCTTTATCCACGGCGTTATGGTTGATCCCGAACAAACGGCCAAAAAAATCATAGAAAATGATATCACTTGTCTTGTTGGAATTCCGATGCAGGTATCCCACTTAAGCAAGTTGAAAGGTGATGTATTTAAAAGCAGAATCAAGAAAGTCCTTTTAAGCACAGATTATGTTCCGGATGTTTTAATTCACGAATTGACACATCAATATGGGTGCAAGATCTTTACCCATTATGGAATGACAGAGATGGGTTATGGTGGAGGTGTGGAATGCGAAGCCCTGGATGGGTATCATATGAGGGAGGCAGATTTGTATTTTGAGATTGTAAACCCTGATACAGGCGAAGCAGTCCAGGACGGACAATTAGGAGAAGTGGTGTTTACAACCCTTACGAGGAATGCAATGCCTTTAATAAGATACCGGACAGGTGATATGGCTTCCTTCTCTTCACCCCCCTGTGACTGCGGAACTTTTTTAAAAACAATGAAAAAAGTTTTGGGGAGAATGGATAATAAGGTCACCATCGGCGAGAATAAGTTTTTATTTTTGAGAGAATTGGATGAAACAATATTGAAATTTAAAGAAGTTTTGGATTATAAAGCCTGTATTACGGATGAAAACCTTCTCAAAATTGAAATAAGATCAGAAAGTAAATCGATCAAAAAGGATATCGAGCAGAGTATTCAAACCTTACTGGATGAAAAGCTTGGGTGCAAAATGAATTTTACTCTTATTGTCAGTCCTCACAGCATACCGGAAAAAATAATCAACAGTATGGTAAAAAGAAAGATTATCGATTATAGGGGAGCTGGAATATGAAAAATACCAGCATAGCAGCTATTATTGCTGCCGGCGGCTACTCCTCAAGAATGGGGAGTTTTAAGCCGTTTCTGAAATTTGGGAAAAAATCAGCAATCGAAATGCTT
Proteins encoded in this window:
- a CDS encoding AMP-binding protein, whose product is MYYVKKNGRFYGQRLSNITEDKINTLDDIKNIPFTHPYHIRQNSLDFLCLPQKEIVRIVSIKSSGTSGEEKRIYFSEQDLNLTVDFFKVGMSCLIDQNDRVMVLLPGNTYGSIGDLLKRALEMSKVPCFIHGVMVDPEQTAKKIIENDITCLVGIPMQVSHLSKLKGDVFKSRIKKVLLSTDYVPDVLIHELTHQYGCKIFTHYGMTEMGYGGGVECEALDGYHMREADLYFEIVNPDTGEAVQDGQLGEVVFTTLTRNAMPLIRYRTGDMASFSSPPCDCGTFLKTMKKVLGRMDNKVTIGENKFLFLRELDETILKFKEVLDYKACITDENLLKIEIRSESKSIKKDIEQSIQTLLDEKLGCKMNFTLIVSPHSIPEKIINSMVKRKIIDYRGAGI